The genome window gacgaacaaaatgcagtttaatataaaaatttttaataaaaatataaattaataaaaagaaaacgaaaattggcattgtgcactgtgcgcaaaactgctttgtacataaaaattactttttgcgcagtgccgaatgccaattttcgttttttttttttttttattaatttatgtttttatttaaaatttttatattaaactgcattttgttcgtcacatttaaattgcatttcaatttctttcatttaataatCTTTTGAACTACTTGTcagatttgggtgatcgagatATCAATCGAcgtgtatttttgataaaaaaaattttaaaaatacaaaattttaccatAAGACCCCAatggccccattagctgcaatcattacaatttttttacaatttaccATTTTATTCACTATAGACATTAGAAGAACATATTATGGCTGATAAGACTTTGACCGAGTAAAGAAAACCTATATTTTTGATGTAAAGTTTACATTGTAAGCCATTGTTCTACTCGCTCCTTTTGTTATTGAAAATCATCTTTGCTGTAGAAAGGGCAGTCTTCATATATGTATTGCAATGTAAATTGTACATCCTTGGCTAGGATATGTTATCGATTAGATACATTCTGTGGTCGGCAGTTTAGTTTTGTACGTGTTATTTGGTTTGCCGGTGTACattgattgaaatttgtaaCCGTAACCGAAACAAAACCCTTTAATATAGCGCCGAGATAGCCGTTTAGAAACCAACtcatgttgttattgtgagATCATCGTTTTTTAAACTACAtagatatgtattttttattttgtcggGAGCAGAACTAAGCATGTTATTCTCTGCATAATCAATATCTGTTATAAGTCTAGCCTGCACATTTGCATAAGCATATTGCTAACATTATGTAAAATAACACTCTTAATGTTTTTTGTGGCTTGTGCAGCATCATACAATGTGCAGCATCATGCAATTGAGTGATGAGTGACTCAATTGCTGTTATCGAAAATATACGCATGCACACAACGCTGCTCAATTGAAGCCACgcttggtttttattttcgatatttaATTCGCAAAAAGGGCTTACAAAATAGTAAATCCtcgaaaaaattttgaatgttGATATCATTAAATGGATTTTCTgttttaaaatgaaagaatTATTGCTTACTTATTTCACATATTATTCGAACGAAAccgatataaaaatatttttcataagcaGTAACTgaagattaaaataatattatagttttgtttcggtttgatttcaTGACTGATAGTGTACAGGAAATTTCACTTACCTTTTATTGCGATCATCCAGATCAGCAGTATCCTCGGTAGAGTCAAGTGTCAACTCATCAATTGCTGGCGACTTCGATTCCGATAATTGCAAGTCGTTCGTGACTAATGTTTTCACATTAGTAGATTCGGTGTCAGAATTAACCGTGTGTAGctcatttttaaaacttagcTGTATGGGCTCATTGGTCTTGAGAGGAATTGGCGCCTGGGCAACGGGCGATTggtcaactgcagctgcagcggctTCTGCCTCTTTCACCTGACGTGCTACTCTTATGGTTTCCTCGAGTTGTTTGTTAATAGCCGAAAGATCGATTTTAGTATTAGTTGCGCCGTTCTGTGATGGGAACAGAGTTATCCGCAGGGTCGACCACACGTTTGTTGaaagggtgttttttttttatatttgtgttgtagcaatttagaattttgtaGTTGATTATGTGCATGTTGTATGTTGGATATGTATGTTCGGATGTGAATTATGGTTTgtattgtgtttttgtttcgaTTTCATAGCGTAGAATTTTGGATAGTGTGGGGAGGTGTATTGGTAATTAATGTACCCGTGACatgttatttatgtttgtaagTGTCGTGGTGGGTTAATGGTGTGTTGAATGGACAAATTTACCGGACGTCAATCATTGGATATGTTAGTATTTAAATAGAGTGATATTAGAcaggaaattattttatttttatgtatgaaTGATTTCATTGTTGGTGGCATTGTAGGTTATGATTTTgccagttttgttttatataatatggAAGTACAAATATTGTGGATTAATTGGTTGGTGATGAAATAATGCACGAGCCACAAATGCAAGTAacgtatttatgtatacattttaagattttttcgattattttaattattattatttcgatTGTTTTAGATTTAATTACAGTTTGGTGATTTTATTGCGTAacaaattttcgattttgaaATACggatatttataacattttgtagatttgttaaatttatttttatattataatttttagttatttgcACAAATCGAATCGGTTTAATGGAACatgaaaataaagagaaaaaagtttcaaaataaacaaaagaggAAACAAAAGCAGATAGACAAATGAGCAATTAATAAAGGCAATTTATCGCCACGGTAGACACATGAGAGTGAGGACGCATGTGTTGtagcaaaaaccaaaaatgttcTGACCATGGATATCAAAAGAGTGGTAGAGAGAACGATTTAGGAGTTACTATCAGCGAGGcttgaaagtttttttaatttaaggaaAACACTAAAACCAACcattttaatttgagttttGGGTTAAGcccttattttctttttacgtATGTTTcgtactattttattttttaaatcttgatTGAATTTCGCttcgttttaatattttaaccatTCATATCTATGTAGAGAAGGCTAACCTGTCTAATTTTAAGTTAAGGTAGATTTTCAAACGATTTCAACTAAACTTCATCAGGTTGTAAAATACGAGATACataatttgtgagtttggttgaaatatcttaaaaaataaaaaagtttttcattgttAAGGTTGACTTTCGACCGATTgattctatggcagctatatgcgACAGTGACCCGTTTTTAGCAAAATTTGGTAAGACTATGTAACATAAAAACCTGTGATATTGGTTGATGTATCCcaagaaattacaaaatatttcattctATAGGCTGATGGTATAGTAATTTgacttaaatcaaaaattgtcAGAAAATGTAAGGcaacaaaaagttaataatCTGCGAGATTAATTTAGGTATCAATGGTCAAAACCTCAAAAACTCCTCAagaggaaaaattttaaaggacCACTTATGTagttttttatcattttcatgAGGAGCTTGGGAGATTTTGACCTTTAGTACGAAAAAAGTTTGtggtttttgagatatctaaatGAATCTCACGGATTAttagcttttaatttaatcaattataatATGCTATATGAATAATGCTATGTAAATACAGACTCAAACAATATGTCGAATTTTCCtagaattttaatgtaaaaaaaaacatttaaaaaaatcaaaattttcttaatttttaatttttctaaattaaaagctTGTATGAACATGACATGGATATGAAACTATCAAGGCTAAGATGGATAATAAGAGATTTTAGCCGATTCTATGCGAATGCTGTGGTGGTTTTGGTAAGGACACGCTCTATTGCTAGCAGTTTAAAGTTCATATTTGGCGTCTCAAAAATTTTTCCAAGAAATTGGTCCAATTTTTATCACTAAAAGTATATTAGctttaacaatttttggcATTCTGACAATAATTTGTAAGCCGTTttaatgaaacatttttattattatatgtaaaCATATAGCTGTGAAGATAGGAACCACCGCAGTATTCGCATGGAATTCGCTGGCTATATCCACTTGACATTTTTGTATGGGACACTTTATTGCATGACAGTGAAACATCTTTAGAATCCATTGCCTTTAATGTTAAGCATCCATGAAGGCACTTGTGAATGTTGATAATGTCTTGGCTCGTGttatgaaaacaataaaaaaaaacttcttagAAACTtctataaaatagttttatgaaTATCGTAATGAATGGTTTGAGTACCCAGCTTGCGATTATTTCAGCttaacaaatctcatatagatattttacaaatgttttgctatatttaatatttttatattataagcaATGTTCAAATGTTATGTTCAAAATAAAGCACTATACTTTTAAATGCATCGGCCATGAATATAGTAAAATAGAATTGAGTAAAAATCTGTTGCATCAAGTTATTAAAAACACGCACTGAAGGGAAAGTATAATTAAGAGAGAGATAAAGTGAAAGTGACAAAGATAGAACAGTAAAGTGATCGAGGAAGAAAGATTAATAGCGAGATTGCTGTAGCTGTAGAAAAACTTGTATGAGGAGACATTACTATCGTCAGAAAATAATGTCTGTGACAGAGACTGTTGATATGTTGTGCATTATTGATGGTATTAGAGTatcaaaaaccacaaaaaaaaataaaatttcatatattacaaaataaaattttatattttcttatatacattttcataGTGCAGGTctgtaattgtattttttgatgGGAATtgccgtttttttttgttgttattgttgttcttgtaggATATCCAATTCAGGTTTCTGTTTTGAAAACATggaacaaaattttataattattaaaaaaaattgatttccaATTCGTGTAGGTAtatgaaaatgcataaatacatTGCTTAGTTGTTGTAGCAAATTACACGCACTTTTTATTTGGTAGGAGTGGTAGTCTCGGTGCTCTTTTCATCCGCATCTATCTCGTTGTCATTATCGGGTTCAAAGGTGGGCAGCTCGATGGTAACCCGTGTGCCACTATCTCCACTCGTTTCAGTGCTAGCGGTTTTACTAGTGCCACTGCTCTCGTCATCATCTTCAAAGTCAGCATCAAAGGTTGTGCGGGCTGCATTCGCGGTATTTCCTTGAATCGCGGTGCGTAAGACTGTTGGGCCCAAAGTTCGCAGAAGCTTGGAGATGATGCGATTTGCTTGCTCATCAATTTGCTACAACAATCAGGTTTTGATCAAAGGCCGGATTCGGGTGTGGTTTACAACGAAGTATAGTTGGGTATTTTTCGGTATTGATGTGCGTGTGCATTGGGAACAGTGTAAAGAATGGTTTTTAttgtgttgttcttgttgtttttagtgTTAAGTATTGTAGCAAAGGTTAGAATTGTGAAAGAATGTTTTCTGATCTCTGATTGAATCGAATgtggcaataaatttaaaaatcaaaatccgagtcaagaaagtgttttacAAACACTGTAGacgtgtatatttaaaaatttattgcatgtTCAAAAGTCGATTCATCGACGTTAAGTCGATGTTTTCACATCACTACACTTTAGTAGTGATGTataacaaaacagaaaattaagtttcagATTGAGTTTTAAACATCGATTTCACGATTCATCGGAGAAAATGAGATAAATTATTCGATTCATCAATGTTCCACAGAAATTTTCAAGTTGCctcttttttattaatcaaaataaactcTAGTGAATTGTAAAGAGGCAAGTTTTTATgatcattaatttatttcactcGATTCATCGCCAAGAAAACATCTAATAAAAGTAGTTGACACTGCTTTATAGTTTTCGTTTTTAAGGAATAagtacattaaatatttaaaattagttaaaatatcttattattatttagttgaaATCTAATATCTTTCACCAATAGTTCAGTAgagttttcaaaaactttgctcATTGGCTGTTATTTCGTCTGAACCtaatttaaatcttttcaCTACACCAGGTAAGCCCCGCAACCCGCTCAATAAATACAATCAATATCATGAGTTTGGCATTCTTCTAAAAAAAAGTCCTTGCTACAAGAGccttattatatttgttgtgtCTGTTCAtctagttgttgtttgttgattttaagaTTGTTCAAATGTGCTTgggtttcatttttaattaatcataGACCGGCAATAATTTCGTGATGTTGTTTTCAGTTGTAGACaccactgttgctgttgttgttggcggtacaagaatttttgttgttgttgttggagttcTGGATGTTGGTAAATTATTTCTGGttgtaataaaatagtttGTAGAATTTAATAAACGATTAATATCGGTTATAATTGTAAGCAATTGTGGTTGATCGATGATAttattgttgtctttgttgctgttgggatACTGGATGGAGTTGGTGGTGGGTGCTAATTGGGAGGTTGTTGTTACATTTGTTTCTTCATCAGCTGTAACTACTGGCGCTGTATTTGAATTTGCTGTCATTATAATTGTTGGCTCAGTTACCAAAACGCGGGGCAACAATTCGGGCGCCACATCTGCCccaatttttttactttctgtGGAGACTTTGGTGTCTGTTGTTATGCTGGGGCTAGGACTGGGACTGGTGGTGGTGaaggtggttgttgttgttgatgatgatgttgatgctgttaCTATTTCGTTTGTTTCGCTCATACGCTCACTCACTTTGTTCGCCAAGGACGATTCCGGCTCTGGCGCAAATGTAGGCAAATCGATTTTAACCTGTGAGCTGCTATCAGATGTATCTGAAGCtggagttgctgttgctgttggtattGGAGCgccaacatcatcattatcgtCAAAACTATCGTCATCGAAATCGGCATCAAAGCTGCTGTCTGCTGACGGTGTGGTGCTTCCACCCCCTGCACCTCCGCGATTTCCCGACAGAACGCTATTAAGCAGACCTGGACCGGCGACGCGAATTACTTGTGCTATAATGCGATTAACAATAGAGTCGATTTCCTAGGAGGAAGACAGAGAGATATACAGAAAAACTGACTGTGCACAGGCTTGTTCCGATCAACTGCCATGAAATTCAAATGATGACgcgttattcttgttgttgttcaaattttagtcggcgttgttgttgtttttgttgttgaatttgtAATAGTGTTGAAGTTGATGACGGcggttgcttttgttgtggttgatgttgttgttctgcaACTTGATGATTAGCCAATTGTTTAATGTTTGTTTGATTAGGGTTGAATCAATTTCAGTGCGCTttggtattttgtatttattattaattagctAGCAAATTAACATGTCTGGAATATGTTTTAGTTTTGCGATAGTCTGTTTAGGTAGGACAAGCTTTCTACTGGTGCTGACATGGCATGCATGGTGGATAATGGTGGTAAAGTGCTTTAATAAGTGCACTAAATACTAAAAAGTACTGAGAATAGCGAAAGACTACTTAGAGATGTGTAGTAACATGCAGCGTATTTTGGGTGGGAATGGGATAGTAAACTATTAAAACGAATGCCAATTTGCTAAAACTACACattgattaaatttcaattgtccTTAAGCTTGTAGTCAAAATCCTTGTCGGGATTAAAATTGGTTAACTCCTCGGGTAGGCTCTCATAATCCTTGTCGAGCGGCAGCGCtatatcattatcatcagcatcaacaataGGTTTCCGGGGAGAACTAAGTTCCGGATTAAGAACTGTGCCCAAGATGACAGGCCCAACACGTTGCAATATATTATTGACTAGAcgattaatttgcatattgatTTCCTATGAAATGTCCAGGCAAtacaacaattaacaattacaGAGCCACACAACTTTCCGAATAActataaaactaattttttttgggcgtATATACGTATCTATCCATCTAATAGAAAGACTTTTTTGAATCTAACCAAAGTTCAGATACATGAACTGATAGGGGAGTAAAGATTTGTGGGCATCGCACTTACCTTTGTTATATCTGGAAAGAGTTCACGCAGTAGCCCAATCGTTCTTTTGTTGCGATCGGCTATCAGTTGTTCTTGATCCTGTGACCCAAGTGTCAAGACATCGATTTCCTGTAAGAGACGTaagcaattacaattacataaCTTTACTGACAGTTTAATacatcccacaaaaaaaacctctacacgaggtaaaagtctagtgatattaaattttgtgataaacaaaataaagtttaatataaaaatgttaaataataatataaattaataaaaaaacaacacgaaaattgacattctgcactgtgcgcgAAAAGGGTGCGCTATcacaaacataataaatactttttgagCAGTaccaaatgccaattttcgtgtttattttttaaaatttatatttttatttaaaagttttagattaaactgaattttgttcgtcaccaaattggatatcagcaattttggggctggaatatgctttcgtcactagacttttacctcgtgtagaggtttttttttgtgtgatatcagcaaattttttcaattgcttttgctttcgaCATTATAACTAAGTCGTTAATGCagacaaatattaaaataataaattcactttttgaatttttttcgtatttcaaaaaaatttgtttctttaataataaagagaaaaaaacacataaattaataattaatatgcgttgcagaaaggcacaactaatttaattcatttaaactaGTTTAGCAAAACTagcaatataaaattttctggcaacactgtttGTTTTCGCCTCGCAAAACCTTTTTGCTGCATAGGTGTGCTAATATGAaactttattgctgctgtcatcaTTGAACTCTAAGTATTATGTTTATAATCACTTAATTGGTAACATCTTGCCGAAATGAACTTTTACAGATATGGGTGATATACCTAAAAACGCGgcattttattgaatataacatattaaaatttgataaagacGAGTTgtgtcaatttttaaaaaatcgccaaaatgtaagctaaacaagtgggaaaggctacagtcgaaagtactttaaagaaattacttgtattactttgaaaacattaaatcgccataactgccgttctacttgtccgatcttgatgcgactcagtgggataatagataatataactgcgtggggtatatagaaatctgtgtgctctatttcttatagtctctgagatccttttgttaaTACAGACCAACAGtcggtttttcgcgatttgcgggggcggaagaGGGCGtgtcaaataaacaaacttgacctgctccaacgcatttggagtctATGGGTGAAAGTTTGATATCTTACTagtatagtctctgagatctaggcgctcccacggacggacagacttggctgttgatgctgatcaagaatatatgtactttatggggtcggagatgcctccttctccctgttacatacattccaacgaacacaatatacccttttacttattttttaagtaatgggtATAAAAACCTTGTATCACCTGCAAAATGTtgcctgagtactttagaaaaaaaatctaaagatAAGCCTAGAGCcatcaaacacacctttccaatgattcatataacatatatgtagcatctatggtttggaaactattGAGGCTTacattttagcgggatttagcgtatTCCCGCTAAATTAGCggttttttccaaaaagtaGAACAAACaattctagattttcgaaatggaataaatccccatcattacatctaagcttttttagcgctttgatacaaacagacaaacaaacaaactgacttttcatctcattttgagaagtcctcttaaaatttcaaatttaattatctgttgaactagttgtcggatttgggtgatcgaggtatcaaatTCTACCAAAAGACCCCAACAGCCCTATTAGCTgcaatctttaaaatttttcccctcccacttacacccccttatctcatgaaccaagtaagttagcaaaagttacgccattttgttagaTTGGACTAAACTTTTCGATCGGGTTATAACTTCATCTGGatggacagtcgtagcaaattttccacctttcgcacccttcttCAAATTTTGCAGTAGACACGAAATTTTCGATcgggagcactacaacaaATCCAACAAAAACTACCATTATGTTTGAGTTATGGGTTATTCCACatgtttatattataattataattataaaatattttgtgttacaactaaaaattattttaaatataaaatataatataaatagaataaacaGAATATGTGACCAAATTTCACTGGTGTTGTCATTGAAGTGTCAAATTTCTTTATCACTGTATTTGAGGTTTACATTGCTCTGCGACGATTTTTTGAGTTTGCTATTTTGACAGTTCGAATGGAAACGATGTCGAGAGCATGATACAATAatagtatatttgtataatagtcAAAAGCGGTAAttgcttttttgttattatttgttttgggtATTTTTCGAAAGGTGCAGGTGCATGCAAAGCTTAAGtgatttaaatgctttttttttgaatatttatttattctaataCAAAATACGCGTCGGCTGCCAGAATTTAGACAGACTAaaattgtagtttgtggctactcttgaccatgatgaaattataaattcatcatGCTCTTGACATGTAGAGTCTACATCGATTCCGAGCGATTACGATTTGCGTcttatcaatttgaatttaattataccctgagctcattgttttttgttttttgagatatcttaacctaactgatagaatatgcatttaacttagctttgtacatcctgaccgaagctCGTTTAAGTCGGTCCACAATATCATAAatctgtcataggaccgatcggtaaaaaatcaagttttagtagaTAGAATGATAgaatgttggttttgtacattctgaccagatttggctcaaatcggttccataggaacaattggtcgaaaattaacttttataaaagattagctgggctcagggtatcctactgtcgagcgtgctcgactgaagccgcacctcaccgcgagcgaagcgagcagggggcggagcccccttgtttttcaactcaattttagcagttttttttataaaatttctaaatttttttaaattattatctatgtatgttatatagatataatatatttaattcatactgttaggaaatttttttaatcatttgatttaaattattttattttggcatttatacaaatgttatgttaaaattctatataaatttaccacgtaaatttatgtttttggtaaatttatctttttacttcttttgatttaattaaattgtgggTTTCAATTGTGTTACCATATGGATTAAGTGCtcgataatttatttatttcaaaattttgcatttaatctctgttaaggttttACAAATGCTTAACATACCCAAACATGCATGtgcgcatgtttatatatatgaatgtttaGCTAGAAActacttttgttttggcgcgtgctTACCAGTGGCGCAGGTAGCCATTTCGGGGCCCAggtcaaaaaaatattggggGCCTTTTTTTCAATCTCTTAAATTACTtacaatatcaataaaataatgtacttCTGAATTCTTTAAAGATCTCCTCGTAGCTAATTGTGGTGGCTTTCTCGTGCTCTATGGAGATGGTCATTAAATGATGGAGCCTCTCTTCGCTCATCGTATtccttaattaattttttattaaagataatttGCTAAACGCACTTTCTCCAGAAGCCACAGATGGAGGCAGAACGAGCAAAAGTCTTAAggagaaaaaaattgttaaaacgGGTTGTCACGAGCCCTGaccaaagttatgaaaaaaataaatttttaggtgattttttcaaattcttttattttttccaagttcttaaaaattttaattcattttttttctgtaaaaaaaatttttttgttgctaattttagcaatttagttttttttcctCGTAATAGGTACTTCAAATAAACCTTGCTAAACATATCGATGCGTGTAGATgatattaacaataaattattacagaaatattttttttcaatccatgaaaaaattaaacgtGAACTCGTGATTTTTGCAGAGGCCTGGGACCGCACGATTTTCAGGCCCGAAGCCCGTGGTGTTTCTGTTTTTAGATTTAGCCATCTTATTCGGTGGCatgaaaattcttttttttcgtaaaagatacatt of Drosophila innubila isolate TH190305 chromosome X, UK_Dinn_1.0, whole genome shotgun sequence contains these proteins:
- the LOC117784083 gene encoding uncharacterized protein LOC117784083 isoform X4, with protein sequence MRQLSTHQIVALIVCITVSLISASPLPQPASNQELDVLQIPLPNGKEIDVLTLGSQDQEQLIADRNKRTIGLLRELFPDITKQIDEQANRIISKLLRTLGPTVLRTAIQGNTANAARTTFDADFEDDDESSGTSKTASTETSGDSGTRVTIELPTFEPDNDNEIDADEKSTETTTPTK
- the LOC117784083 gene encoding uncharacterized protein LOC117784083 isoform X3, translating into MRQLSTHQIVALIVCITVSLISASPLPQPASNQELDVLQIPLPNGKEIDVLTLGSQDQEQLIADRNKRTIGLLRELFPDITKEIDSIVNRIIAQVIRVAGPGLLNSVLSGNRGGAGGGSTTPSADSSFDADFDDDSFDDNDDVGAPIPTATATPASDTSDSSSQVKIDLPTFAPEPESSLANKK
- the LOC117784083 gene encoding uncharacterized protein LOC117784083 isoform X5, translated to MRQLSTHQIVALIVCITVSLISASPLPQPASNQELDVLQIPLPNGKEIDVLTLGSQDQEQLIADRNKRTIGLLRELFPDITKEINMQINRLVNNILQRVGPVILGTVLNPELSSPRKPIVDADDNDIALPLDKDYESLPEELTNFNPDKDFDYKLKDN